In Gasterosteus aculeatus chromosome 15, fGasAcu3.hap1.1, whole genome shotgun sequence, a single genomic region encodes these proteins:
- the LOC120833158 gene encoding fibroblast growth factor receptor-like 1: MGALKIVLLIFEAVLLTDCARGPPRVSEKVAHRQMARLGSAIKLPCPVDGDPPPLIMWTKDGRNIHSGWIRFRILRMGLKIKEVEADDTGTYICKATNGFGSVNINFTLIVIDDSGADKTGAGAADGAESDSTTVGSSDIFVRPRFTQPAKMRKRVIARPVGSSVRLKCTAGGNPRPDIVWLKDDRPLTEKEVGEGRQKKWTLSLKGLTPEHSGRYTCKVSNRAGEINATYKVEVIQRTNSRPVLTGTHPVNTTVDYGGTTSFQCKVRSDVKPVIQWLKRVEPEEESRYNSTIEVGDHRFMVLPMGEVWSRPDGSYLNKLLITRAKEDDGGMYICLGANTMGYSFRSAFLTVLPDTKPPMTPVFSPTSSALPWPVIIGIPAGIVFIFGTVLLWFCQSRKHCPPPGAPGAAAAQVLQSSHRLPYRERDKGVAAAAASSSSSSPDRDCMSSLNYEEYLAQQHHHLLTQGGPTIPPKIYPKIYSDIHTHTHSHVDGKVHQHQHIHFQC; the protein is encoded by the exons ATGGGCGCCCTGAAGATCGTGCTGTTGATCTTTGAGGCCGTTTTACTCACTGACTGCGCGAGAG GACCTCCGAGGGTGTCTGAAAAGGTCGCTCACAGACAGATGGCCCGGCTCGGGAGCGCCATCAAGCTGCCGTGTCCAGTGGACGGggaccctccccccctcatcatGTGGACCAAAGACGGGCGCAACATCCATAGCGGCTGGATCCGTTTCCGTATCCTCCGCATGGGCCTGAAGATcaaggaggtggaggcggatgACACGGGGACCTACATCTGCAAAGCCACCAACGGCTTCGGCAGCGTCAACATCAACTTCACCCTCATTGTCATCG ATGACTCGGGTGCTGATAAAACTGGAGCCGGGGCGGCGGATGGAGCGGAGTCCGACTCGACCACCGTTGGCTCGTCGGATATATTCG TGCGCCCGCGCTTCACCCAGCCAGCCAAGATGAGAAAACGGGTGATAGCTCGTCCCGTCGGCAGCTCGGTGCGGCTCAAATGCACGGCCGGCGGGAACCCTCGGCCGGACATCGTCTGGCTGAAGGACGACAGGCCGCTGACGGAGAAGGAGGTCGGCGAGGGCCGTCAGAAGAAGTGGACCCTGAGCCTGAAGGGCCTGACGCCAGAGCACAGCGGCAGATACACCTGCAAAGTCTCTAATCGCGCCGGGGAAATCAACGCGACGTATAAAGTTGAGGTCATAC AGAGGACAAACTCCAGACCCGTCCTGACCGGCACTCACCCGGTCAACACGACGGTGGACTACGGGGGCACCACGTCGTTTCAGTGCAAAGTGCGGAGCGACGTTAAGCCCGTCATTCAGTGGCTGAAGCGCGTGGAGCCTGAAGAGGAGAGCCGCTACAACTCCACCATCGAGGTGGGAGACCACCGCTTCATGGTGCTGCCCATGGGGGAGGTGTGGTCGCGGCCCGACGGCTCCTACCTCAACAAGCTGCTCATCACGCGCGCCAAGGAGGACGACGGCGGCATGTACATCTGCCTGGGCGCCAACACCATGGGCTACAGCTTCCGCAGCGCCTTCCTCACGGTGCTGCCAG ACACAAAGCCTCCCATGACGCCCGTGTTCTCGCCGACCTCCAGCGCCCTCCCCTGGCCCGTCATCATCGGCATCCCTGCTGGAATAGTGTTCATCTTTGGCACGGTGCTGTTGTGGTTTTGCCAGAGCAGAAAGCACTGCCCCCCTCCCGGTGCTCCGGGGGCGGCTGCCGCCCAGGTACTGCAGAGCTCCCACCGGCTGCCGTATCGAGAGCGGGACAAGGGtgtcgcggcggcggcggcgtcctccAGCTCATCCAGCCCGGACAGAGACTGCATGAGCTCCTTGAACTATGAGGAGTACCTGgcacagcagcaccaccacctcctcacgCAGGGAGGGCCGACCATCCCCCCTAAAATCTACCCCAAAATCTACAGTGAcattcacacgcacacccacTCCCACGTGGACGGGAAAGTACATCAGCAtcaacacattcattttcaGTGTTAG
- the tacc3 gene encoding transforming acidic coiled-coil-containing protein 3 — MSSVDVNDENRGVCPGGKHNSSINDIFALDQPTGRPSILRQTENLPSKTVPKGTKVAFQTPRRDPVTKRIVSPSKLVKMASVGECTKGAESLNFDKITTLPKEATEQPEPKQEVSSYPDDDMPIQSKGGYQFDFDNLDSINPFLSSVTMPLSPARPSVEKAPESQRENNWEEPAKIETVLDETLPFTQSVENSLVDVSADLSSRESSVVTVAKVPRVEEQDSCTATPDEKQPGGLSPNVNRDKESGSFLEDAPLTSKGDYTFDFENLDKVSPFQTGASKIQNSPERPVEETQKKENGPTDVVDMPEPAQATIELVDFSSDCSVLTQVTVPEDTVPDSCTTTPEETLPAQMSPTVQQDKVSGSFVEEAPLPAKGAYAVDFDNLEAVNPFQTGGSKIPNSPVPERKVPNAHPPVETQKKETEPTGDVDVPEPAQAALEPADVSSSDRGVAMEVKVPADEVRDSCTGTSGESEPAKMSPAVHKDKASGGFVEEAPLPAKGAYTVDFDNLDAVDPFRTGRSRIQNSPVPERTVAGVDPSVEETQIKENKPEVIQEGPFQPVEKPAVDSAKAAEASAAESTASPADAPIKEGAVKLEFNFDDGREVKRRPPPKKFGKKPAGVKPVEGKPACDVKPPTGKPARPDAADVADVPVPTGSYSFDFDKFDDPNYNPFGTKASMNNSPMCGKKSGPMLMETSIPEQADRPVQKDSGSSACAAESVQAAAEPDVGAGRETTEYPDAKTPSHQDNRLLLEAEPPVKSLPGLELCPPEQSQTAVLQFNDEFVPGNLFMASDLDGQIDYLEQFGSSNFKESALRKQSLYLKFDPLMRESPKKPAGPVAHGNASRPVAFVSRYETALEQQKDDFKLFDATAPAAFPQPANTEEAIIEVLKYSQKDMDAAIARVQAEGKEKEEQWSGKYNQKLHDIQEMRKIIAEFELVMAKMQADQEKERDLAQVKLDEALLEKEQVSNDLNAMERSFSDLFKRLEKYKGVVEGYKKNEETLKACAQDYLTRIKKEEQRYHTLKAHAEEKISLANEEIAEVRSKNKAEVSALQAQLRREQLKAQSLEKSLDQKEKEAEELTKLCDELITKVQKG; from the exons ATGAGTTCCGTTGACGTCAATGATGAGAATCGTGGGGTTTGTCCTGGAGGAAAGCACAACAGCTCTATTAACGACATTTTTGCCCTGGATCAGCCAACTGGGAGACCCTCCATCCTGCGTCAGACCGAGAACCTGCCCAGCAAGACGGTGCCAAAGGGCACAAAG GTGGCTTTTCAGACTCCAAGAAGAGACCCTGTGACGAAGAGAATTGTATCTCCCAGCAAGTTGGTCAAGATGGCAAGTGTGGGCGAGTGCACAAAAGGGGCTGAGTCCTTAAACTTTGATAAAATAAC TACTTTACCAAAAGAGGCCACTGAGCAGCCTGAGCCCAAACAAG AGGTGTCCTCTTACCCTGATGATGACATGCCAATACAAAGCAAAGGAGGTTATCAGTTTGATTTCGACAACCTCGACTCAATCAATCCCTTCCTGAGTTCGGTAACGATGCCGCTGTCTCCCGCGAGGCCCTCTGTCGAAAAGGCCCCGGAGTCTCAACGTGAGAATAACTGGGAGGAGCCCGCCAAAATAGAAACGGTGCTCGACGAGACGCTTCCATTCACCCAGTCTGTGGAAAACTCCCTGGTTGACGTCTCCGCAGACCTCAGCTCCAGAGAGAGCAGCGTGGTCACAGTGGCGAAGGTCCCCCGCGTGGAGGAACAAGATTCCTGCACCGCCACACCTGATGAAAAACAACCCGGAGGACTGTCCCCAAATGTCAATCGAGACAAGGAGTCCGGCAGCTTTTTGGAAGACGCCCCTCTGACATCCAAAGGGGATTACACTTTCGATTTTGAGAACCTTGATAAAGTCAGTCCTTTCCAAACCGGCGCCTCTAAAATCCAGAATTCGCCTGAGAGACCTGTTGaggagacacagaaaaaagaaaatggaccTACAGACGTGGTCGACATGCCGGAGCCGGCTCAAGCAACAATAGAACTGGTCGACTTCTCCTCTGACTGCAGTGTGCTCACTCAGGTGACGGTCCCGGAAGACACTGTACCAGATTCGTGCACCACCACACCAGAGGAAACGCTTCCTGCTCAAATGTCTCCCACGGTGCAGCAAGACAAAGTTTCAGGCAGTTTTGTGGAAGAGGCCCCACTGCCGGCGAAAGGCGCTTACGCGGTGGATTTTGACAACCTTGAAGCGGTCAATCCTTTCCAAACCGGCGGCTCTAAAATCCCAAATTCACCTGTCCCGGAAAGGAAAGTGCCAAACGCTCACCCACCTGTTGAGACACAGAAGAAAGAAACTGAACCCACAGGTGACGTAGACGTGCCTGAGCCGGCTCAAGCCGCGCTGGAACCGGCCGACGTCTCCTCCAGTGACCGCGGTGTGGCGATGGAGGTGAAGGTCCCGGCAGACGAGGTCCGGGATTCATGCACTGGCACATCAGGGGAAAGCGAGCCGGCTAAAATGTCTCCTGCTGTCCACAAAGACAAAGCGTCCGGAGGTTTCGTGGAAGAGGCCCCGCTGCCGGCGAAAGGCGCTTACACCGTGGATTTCGACAACCTTGACGCGGTCGATCCTTTCCGAACCGGCCGCTCTAGAATCCAGAATTCTCCTGTGCCTGAGAGAACAGTGGCAGGCGTTGACCCCTCCGTTGAAGAGACACAGATTAAGGAAAATAAACCTGAGGTGATTCAAGAGGGGCCTTTTCAGCCTGTGGAGAAACCTGCTGTGGACTCGGCCAAAGCCGCCGAGGCCTCCGCTGCTGAATCCACCGCTTCGCCAGCTGATGCCCCAATCAAGGAAGGAGCCGTTAAACTGGAGTTTAATTTCGACGACGGCAGGGAGGTCAAACGGAGACCGCCGCCCAAGAAATTTGGCAAAAAGCCAGCGGGGGTGAAACCTGTAGAGGGGAAGCCGGCGTGTGACGTCAAACCACCGACTGGGAAGCCGGCGAGGCCGGATGCCGCAGACGTCGCTGATGTTCCCGTTCCCACAGGGTCCTACTCGTTTGACTTTGACAAGTTCGATGACCCAAACTACAACCCCTTTGGGACTAAAGCAAGCATGAACAATTCTCCAATGTGCGGCAAGAAATCCGGCCCCATGCTCATGGAAACTTCCATTCCAGAGCAGGCGGACAGGCCTGTTCAGAAGGACTCTGGATCATCAGCATG TGCTGCAGAGAGCGTCCAAGCTGCAGCCGAACCCGACGTGGGAgcggggagggag ACCACTGAATACCCCGACGCCAAGACTCCTTCTCACCAAGACAACAGACTTCTGCTTGAAGCTGAACCACCCGTGAAGAGTCTTCCTGGTCTTGAATTGTGCCCGCCGGAACAGTCCCAGACCGCCGTGTTGCAGTTCAATGACGAGTTTGTTCCCGGCAATTTGT TTATGGCCAGTGACTTGGATGGGCAAATCGATTACCTCGAACAGTTCGGGTCCAGCAAT TTCAAGGAATCCGCATTGAGGAAACAATCCTTGTACCTTAAATTTGACCCTCTCATGAGAGAGAGCCCCAAGAAGCCCGCAGGCCCCGTTGCTCACGGCAACGCCTCCCGCCCCGTTGCCTTTGTGTCACGGTATGAGACTGCACTCGAACAACAGAAGGATGATTTCAAACTGTTTGATGCCACAGCACCA GCTGCTTTCCCCCAGCCAGCGAACACAGAGGAGGCGATCATTGAAGTGCTGAAGTACAGTCAGAAAGATATGGACGCAGCCATCGCCAGGGTCCAGGCCGAA ggaaaggaaaaagaggagcaATGGAGTGGGAAGTATAATCAGAAACTTCACGATATTCAAGAAATGAG GAAAATAATTGCAGAATTTGAGCTTGTGATGGCAAAAATGCAGG ctgatcaagagaaggagagggatcTGGCCCAGGTGAAGCTCGACGAGGCTctgctggagaaggagcaggtgtCCAATGACCTGAACGCCATGGAGAGATCTTTCTCCGACCTGTTCAAGAGACTGGAGAAGTACAAGGGTGTTGTTGAGGGCTACAAAAAG AATGAAGAGACCCTGAAAGCGTGCGCTCAGGACTATTTGACAAGGATCAAGAAGGAAGAGCAGCGCTACCATACGCTTAAAGCCCACGCTGAGGAGAAAATTTCCCT TGCAAATGAGGAGATCGCCGAGGTGCGGTCCAAGAACAAGGCGGAGGTCTCTGCGCTTCAGGCTCAGCTGCGACGGGAGCAGCTGAAGGCGCAGTCGCTGGAGAAGAGCCTGGACCAGAAG GAGAAGGAGGCTGAAGAGCTCACCAAACTTTGTGATGAACTCATCACCAAAGTCCAGAAGGGTTAA